Proteins encoded within one genomic window of Triticum aestivum cultivar Chinese Spring chromosome 2D, IWGSC CS RefSeq v2.1, whole genome shotgun sequence:
- the LOC123048817 gene encoding L-type lectin-domain containing receptor kinase SIT2-like has product MLSQSLLALGLLLLLSLSLDGEVALAAEDGEFAYQGFATANLTLDGLATVMPNGLLLLTDTESSNTGHAFHPAPLQFLLESSTTTTSSTTMARSFSTTFVFAISSRYDGLTSYGLAFVVAPTSNLSTANGGRYMGLLNATNGTASHRILAVELDTIMDVAFRDIDSNHVGIDVNSLVSRQAKPAGYYSNENGAFQDLRLNSRKPMQVWVDYDAQARRINVTLAPVQVPKPRNPLLSEVIDLSTVMVDEMYVGFSASSGTPGDNHHSVLGWSFSFDGPAPALDFFKLPALPRLGPKPRSKILDVVLPPATVSLVIAVLAAVFFFLWHRRRFAEVREDWEDEFGPHRFAYKDLFHATEGFSGRNLLGVGGFGRVYRGLLSAFNLEVAVKRVSHDSKQGLREFIAEVVSIGRLQHRNLARLLGYCRRKGELLLVYEYMENGSLDKYLHTQNKPALHWPERFRIIKGVASSLLYLHEEWEQIVIHRDIKASNVLLDSQMNGRLGDFGLARLYDHGTVSKTTHVVGTMGYLAPELIRTGKATPLTDVFAFGVFILEVACGPRPINSSKDITELVLVDWVLEHHHNGSILDVVDPRLMGNFNTEEATLLLKLGLLCSYPSANARPSMRKVMQYLNRDQSIPDLSAYMSYNRIAMMQNEGFDSYVMSYPSSNTNICVVSGESSVSILEEGR; this is encoded by the coding sequence GCCTTCCACCCCGCGCCACTCCAGTTCCTCCTCGAAAGTTCCACCACGACGACGAGCAGCACCACCATGGCGCGGTCCTTCTCCACGACCTTCGTGTTTGCCATTTCGTCCAGGTACGATGGCCTGACCAGCTACGGGCTTGCGTTCGTGGTCGCTCCGACCTCGAACCTCTCGACTGCGAACGGCGGGCGGTACATGGGCCTCCTCAACGCGACAAACGGCACGGCGAGCCACCGCATCCTGGCGGTCGAGCTCGACACCATCATGGACGTCGCGTTCCGCGACATCGACAGCAACCACGTCGGCATCGACGTCAACAGCCTAGTCTCACGGCAGGCCAAGCCGGCTGGGTACTACAGCAACGAGAACGGCGCCTTCCAAGATCTGAGGTTGAACAGCCGCAAACCGATGCAGGTGTGGGTGGACTATGACGCCCAAGCCAGGCGAATCAATGTGACATTAGCACCTGTGCAGGTACCAAAGCCCAGGAATCCTCTACTCTCCGAGGTTATTGATCTCTCCACGGTCATGGTGGACGAAATGTACGTCGGCTTTTCTGCTTCTAGCGGTACTCCCGGTGACAATCACCACTCTGTCCTTGGATGGAGTTTCAGCTTCGACGGACCTGCCCCGGCGCTAGACTTCTTCAAGCTTCCCGCCCTGCCACGCCTAGGTCCCAAGCCTCGGTCCAAGATCTTGGACGTCGTGTTGCCACCGGCCACGGTATCGCTTGTCATTGCCGTGCTAGCtgccgtcttcttcttcttgtggcATCGGCGCCGATTTGCCGAGGTGAGAGAAGATTGGGAGGATGAGTTCGGCCCACACCGTTTCGCATACAAGGATTTATTTCATGCCACTGAGGGGTTTTCGGGTAGGAATTTACTTGGAGTAGGAGGATTTGGAAGAGTGTACAGAGGATTGCTTTCTGCGTTCAATTTGGAGGTTGCGGTGAAGAGGGTGTCACATGATTCTAAACAAGGACTAAGGGAGTTCATTGCGGAGGTGGTGAGCATTGGCCGTCTCCAACACCGGAATCTCGCACGGTTACTAGGCTACTGCCGTCGGAAGGGTGAACTTCTCTTGGTTTATGAGTACATGGAAAATGGTAGTCTTGACAAGTACTTACATACTCAAAATAAGCCAGCTCTACATTGGCCTGAGAGGTTTCGGATCATCAAAGGTGTCGCATCAAGCTTGTTGTATCTTCATGAGGAATGGGAGCAAATTGTCATCCATCGAGATATAAAGGCTAGCAATGTGCTCTTGGACAGTCAGATGAATGGACGGCTCGGTGATTTTGGTCTAGCAAGGTTATACGACCATGGCACAGTTTCTAAAACAACACATGTGGTGGGCACCATGGGGTACCTTGCACCGGAACTTATACGCACCGGGAAGGCAACACCCTTAACCGATGTGTTCGCATTTGGTGTGTTTATCCTTGAggtcgcatgtgggcctagaccaatCAACAGTAGCAAGGATATCACAGAGTTAGTGTTGGTCGATTGGGTGCTTGAACATCACCACAACGGCTCAATTCTCGACGTGGTCGATCCACGTCTTATGGGGAATTTCAACACAGAGGAAGCCACCCTCCTGCTCAAATTAGGTTTGTTATGCTCCTACCCATCGGCCAATGCAAGACCTAGCATGCGAAAGGTCATGCAATACCTGAACCGCGACCAGTCAATTCCTGACCTGTCCGCCTACATGAGTTACAACAGGATAGCAATGATGCAGAATGAAGGGTTCGATTCATACGTAATGTCGTACCCTTCATCGAATACGAATATTTGTGTTGTATCTGGTGAGTCTTCGGTGTCGATTCTTGAAGAGGGAAGGTGA